A genomic segment from Sorangium aterium encodes:
- a CDS encoding LysR family transcriptional regulator — protein MTRPAPPSPSSLDPIGLLQTFVRIVEAGSLSAAATLLGTTQPTVSRRLQALERSLGLPLLQRTTHTMKLTEDGERCFERAKALLASLEAFASDMRGDRDQPDGTLRVVVPHAFGQHQLVKPLADYLRRYPRVSVEWLLHDRQPNFIADGIDCAILVGAVADPAVVAIRLTEVPRIVAAAPSVLGRGARPAHPSDLADLPWLALRTYYRDTIALTHASGGERVELAIRPRMSTDSLYALRSAALMGLGVCVASSWLLTDDLAQRRLLHLAPSWQADPLPVHLVYPQARFYPARLRRFIEAMRESVPAVVDGAAAARRG, from the coding sequence ATGACCAGACCGGCGCCCCCCTCGCCCTCGTCGCTCGACCCCATCGGCTTGCTGCAGACCTTCGTGAGGATCGTCGAGGCGGGCAGCCTGTCGGCTGCGGCCACCCTGCTGGGAACGACGCAGCCCACCGTAAGCCGGCGCCTGCAGGCGCTGGAGCGCTCGCTGGGGCTGCCGCTGCTGCAGCGCACCACGCACACGATGAAGCTGACCGAGGACGGCGAACGGTGCTTCGAGCGCGCCAAGGCGCTGCTGGCCAGCCTGGAGGCGTTCGCGTCGGACATGCGAGGCGACCGCGACCAGCCCGACGGGACGCTCCGCGTGGTCGTTCCGCACGCGTTCGGCCAGCACCAGCTGGTCAAGCCGCTGGCCGACTACCTGCGCCGCTACCCGCGCGTCTCGGTCGAGTGGCTGCTGCACGACCGGCAGCCGAACTTCATCGCCGACGGCATCGACTGCGCGATCCTGGTCGGCGCGGTGGCCGATCCGGCCGTGGTGGCGATCCGCCTGACCGAGGTGCCGCGCATCGTGGCCGCCGCGCCCTCGGTGCTGGGCCGGGGAGCACGGCCGGCTCATCCATCGGACCTGGCGGACCTGCCTTGGCTTGCGCTGCGCACCTACTACCGCGACACGATCGCGCTGACCCACGCGTCGGGGGGTGAACGGGTCGAGCTCGCGATCCGCCCGCGCATGAGCACCGACAGCCTGTATGCGCTGCGCAGCGCAGCGCTGATGGGCCTCGGCGTCTGCGTGGCCTCGTCCTGGCTTCTGACCGACGATCTGGCGCAGCGGCGGCTTCTGCACCTCGCGCCGTCGTGGCAGGCGGATCCGCTGCCGGTCCACCTGGTCTACCCGCAGGCCCGCTTCTATCCGGCCCGGCTGCGTCGCTTCATCGAGGCGATGCGGGAGTCCGTGCCGGCGGTGGTCGACGGCGCCGCGGCGGCCCGTCGCGGTTGA